Proteins from one Listeria weihenstephanensis genomic window:
- a CDS encoding competence protein CoiA family protein — MFTAKDQTGKIIVVTRGNIEFLKKKRAQYSCSCCEERVILKAGEINTPHFAHLASSKCKFASEGESERHLNGKKYFLEWLILQDHQTDVEVYLSEIKRQADILVDGHTVIEYQCSTVPVKELRQRTEDYLMAGLCVHWILGQDIRMVKGRYYLTAFQQAFIKKGPKLGYYLMQYLPENNRWTLLYHITMDTTNRFYARAMTFEGRVQLGVIKRAVQRIKYASFYVKRDVAFERQKQCYFYTRFKKQSTFLRDVYEQGYHLQYLPMEVGVVLPMQFRVKTPAMEWQFYLWKSFLRMLDRGDSFEVTGVMTLFEKHVVLMPLIWDEYRAELCLEYLQFLCKQGILRADGVERYVVLQQMKEVVNEEARFLDI; from the coding sequence ATGTTTACCGCAAAGGACCAAACTGGAAAAATAATTGTCGTGACGAGAGGAAATATAGAATTTTTAAAGAAAAAACGAGCGCAGTATTCGTGTAGCTGTTGCGAGGAACGGGTAATCTTGAAGGCTGGTGAGATTAATACGCCTCATTTTGCCCATCTGGCGTCAAGTAAATGCAAGTTTGCGTCGGAAGGTGAGTCTGAACGACATCTGAATGGAAAAAAGTATTTTTTGGAATGGCTTATTCTGCAAGACCACCAGACGGATGTAGAGGTGTATTTAAGCGAAATAAAGCGACAGGCGGATATTCTTGTGGATGGGCATACTGTGATCGAGTATCAATGCTCTACTGTCCCTGTGAAGGAGTTGCGCCAACGAACCGAGGATTATCTTATGGCGGGGCTTTGCGTACATTGGATTCTCGGGCAAGACATACGGATGGTGAAGGGAAGATATTATTTGACGGCTTTCCAACAGGCTTTTATTAAGAAGGGTCCGAAACTGGGGTATTATTTGATGCAGTATTTACCAGAAAATAACCGCTGGACTTTGTTGTATCATATTACGATGGATACGACTAATCGGTTTTATGCGCGGGCAATGACGTTTGAAGGGCGAGTCCAGCTAGGTGTTATTAAGCGTGCGGTACAGCGGATCAAGTATGCTAGTTTTTATGTGAAACGAGATGTTGCTTTTGAGCGGCAGAAGCAATGTTATTTCTATACGCGATTTAAGAAGCAGAGTACATTTTTGAGGGATGTATATGAGCAAGGCTATCATCTGCAGTACTTACCGATGGAGGTGGGGGTTGTTTTACCAATGCAATTTAGAGTGAAAACACCTGCGATGGAGTGGCAATTTTATTTGTGGAAATCGTTTTTGCGGATGTTGGATCGTGGTGATTCCTTTGAAGTGACGGGGGTAATGACTTTATTTGAGAAACATGTGGTTTTGATGCCGCTTATTTGGGATGAATACCGCGCGGAGCTTTGCCTGGAATACTTGCAATTCCTTTGTAAACAGGGAATTTTGCGGGCGGATGGGGTGGAGCGATATGTTGTGTTACAGCAGATGAAGGAAGTGGTGAACGAAGAGGCTCGCTTTTTGGATATCTGA
- the mecA gene encoding adaptor protein MecA, whose translation MEIERINENTIKFYISYMDLEERGFNHEEIWYDREKSEELFWDMMDELKYEDEFSPDGPLWIQVQALKHGLEVLVTKANLGKGETGFEINMDQADELAEERIEKLLEEHFTPSTIIEGTEEDTLEFILEFREFEDLITLSKATGLDQLSTKLYHYKDKYYLYVEFPEAKFDEKNIDNVVSILLEYGDETNLTGYVLAEYAKVIFEDPALPQVKKFFN comes from the coding sequence ATGGAAATTGAACGTATTAATGAGAATACAATAAAGTTTTATATCTCTTATATGGATTTAGAAGAACGCGGCTTTAATCATGAGGAAATATGGTACGACCGCGAGAAAAGCGAGGAGCTTTTTTGGGATATGATGGATGAACTTAAGTATGAAGATGAGTTCTCTCCGGATGGACCACTCTGGATTCAGGTACAGGCTTTAAAGCATGGATTAGAAGTGCTCGTAACGAAAGCGAATCTAGGAAAAGGCGAAACTGGTTTTGAGATCAACATGGATCAGGCCGATGAGCTTGCTGAGGAACGTATTGAGAAGCTACTAGAAGAGCATTTTACTCCGTCCACAATTATTGAGGGTACGGAAGAAGATACGTTAGAGTTCATTCTGGAATTCCGTGAATTTGAGGATTTGATCACGTTGTCTAAGGCGACGGGACTCGATCAGCTATCCACGAAGCTTTACCATTACAAAGATAAATACTATCTATATGTAGAGTTTCCAGAAGCAAAATTTGATGAAAAGAACATTGACAATGTTGTCAGTATTTTATTAGAGTATGGGGATGAAACGAATTTAACTGGATATGTACTTGCCGAGTACGCAAAAGTTATTTTCGAGGATCCTGCGTTACCGCAAGTGAAGAAATTTTTTAACTAA
- the spxA gene encoding transcriptional regulator SpxA has protein sequence MVTLYTSPSCTSCRKARAWLEEHDIPYKERNIFSEPLSLGEIKEILRMTEDGTDEIISTRSKTFQKLNVDLDSLPLQELFELIQKNPGLLRRPIIIDEKRLQVGYNEDEIRRFLPRRVRTYQLREAQKLVN, from the coding sequence ATGGTAACGTTATACACTTCACCAAGTTGTACGTCTTGTCGTAAAGCACGTGCATGGCTAGAGGAACATGATATCCCTTACAAAGAGAGAAACATATTCTCTGAGCCACTAAGTTTAGGGGAAATCAAAGAAATTTTAAGAATGACAGAGGATGGTACGGATGAGATTATATCCACACGTTCTAAGACATTCCAAAAATTAAATGTGGATTTAGATAGTTTGCCACTTCAAGAATTATTTGAGCTAATTCAAAAAAATCCAGGGTTGCTAAGACGTCCGATTATTATTGATGAGAAACGTCTACAAGTGGGCTATAACGAAGATGAAATTCGTCGTTTCTTACCACGCCGAGTTCGTACGTATCAATTACGTGAAGCTCAAAAACTGGTTAATTAA
- a CDS encoding ABC transporter ATP-binding protein produces MAEKEKLLEIKNLKQYFNKGKSSEVRAVDGISFDIYKGETLGLVGESGCGKSTTGRTIIRLYDATDGQVLYDGVDVHGRKSRTEMHEFRRKMQMIFQDPYASLNPRMKVKDIIAEGIRIHGLAKTPSDLTNQVYELLETVGLSKEHAGRYPHEFSGGQRQRIGIARALAVQPEFIIADEPISALDVSIQAQVVNLLKQLQKEKGLTYLFIAHDLSMVKYISDRIGVMYFGKLVELAPADDLYRAPLHAYTESLLSAIPLPDPNYERTRIRKTYDPAIHNYTGNEDLQMREIAPGHFVLCSPEEVVTYQEKHARLTAEAAVPAE; encoded by the coding sequence ATGGCTGAGAAGGAAAAATTACTCGAAATTAAGAATTTAAAGCAATACTTCAATAAAGGAAAATCAAGCGAAGTTCGCGCTGTAGATGGTATCTCTTTTGATATCTATAAAGGCGAAACACTTGGACTTGTAGGCGAATCTGGTTGTGGTAAGTCAACAACTGGACGCACAATTATTCGCTTATACGATGCCACTGATGGTCAAGTTTTATATGATGGTGTTGATGTGCATGGTCGTAAATCACGTACAGAAATGCATGAATTCCGTCGCAAAATGCAAATGATTTTCCAAGATCCATATGCATCATTAAATCCGCGTATGAAAGTGAAGGACATCATTGCAGAGGGTATTCGTATTCATGGTTTAGCAAAAACACCATCTGACTTAACGAATCAAGTCTATGAATTGCTTGAAACAGTTGGTTTGAGCAAAGAGCATGCTGGTCGTTATCCACATGAATTCTCTGGTGGTCAACGTCAACGTATCGGGATTGCTCGTGCGCTTGCGGTTCAACCAGAATTTATCATTGCCGATGAGCCAATCTCAGCACTCGATGTTTCGATTCAAGCTCAAGTAGTCAATTTGCTAAAACAGTTACAAAAAGAAAAAGGCCTGACATACCTATTTATCGCGCATGATTTGTCAATGGTTAAATATATTAGTGATCGTATTGGTGTGATGTACTTCGGTAAATTGGTGGAATTAGCACCGGCTGATGATTTATATCGCGCACCACTACATGCTTATACCGAATCACTACTTTCTGCAATCCCACTTCCTGATCCTAATTATGAACGGACACGTATTCGTAAAACATACGATCCAGCGATTCATAATTATACGGGAAATGAAGATTTGCAGATGCGTGAAATCGCGCCAGGACATTTTGTACTATGTTCTCCTGAAGAAGTAGTAACATATCAAGAGAAACATGCAAGATTAACGGCAGAAGCAGCAGTTCCAGCAGAATAA
- a CDS encoding ABC transporter ATP-binding protein: MEKLLEVKDLHISFHTYAGEVQAIRGVSFDLIKGETLAIVGESGSGKSVTTKSIMRLLPESNSKIKSGEILFNGIDIAKASEKQMQKIRGKEISMIFQDPMTSLNPTMTVGKQIAEPIIKHQKIGKKEALQTALRLLQLVGIPNAEERLKQYPHQFSGGMRQRVVIAISLACNPQILIADEPTTALDVTIQAQILDLMKDLQKKIDTSIIFITHDLGVVANVADRVAVMYGGKIVEIGTVDEIFYNPQHPYTWGLISSMPTLDTEEEELFVIPGTPPDLLDPPKGDAFAARNQYAMQIDLEQEPPMYKISDTHYAATWLLHPDAPEVTPPDAVLRRQEQFAATHPGMQAVHAKGVEVDG, encoded by the coding sequence ATGGAAAAACTATTAGAAGTAAAAGACCTGCATATTTCGTTCCACACGTATGCTGGTGAAGTACAAGCAATTCGTGGCGTGAGCTTTGACCTAATTAAAGGAGAAACACTAGCAATTGTTGGTGAGTCTGGTTCGGGTAAATCCGTAACAACAAAGTCTATCATGCGTTTATTGCCAGAAAGCAATTCCAAAATTAAATCAGGAGAAATCCTATTTAACGGTATAGATATCGCGAAAGCATCTGAAAAACAAATGCAAAAAATTCGTGGTAAAGAAATTTCGATGATTTTCCAAGATCCGATGACCTCATTAAATCCAACAATGACTGTCGGCAAACAAATTGCAGAGCCAATCATCAAACACCAAAAGATTGGTAAAAAAGAGGCCTTGCAAACAGCGCTTCGTTTACTGCAACTTGTTGGTATTCCAAATGCAGAAGAACGTTTGAAGCAATATCCGCATCAGTTCTCTGGTGGTATGCGTCAACGTGTTGTTATCGCGATTTCGCTCGCTTGTAATCCACAAATCCTGATTGCCGATGAACCAACAACGGCACTCGACGTGACGATTCAAGCGCAAATTTTAGATTTGATGAAGGATTTACAGAAAAAAATTGATACATCGATCATCTTCATTACGCATGACCTTGGTGTTGTTGCGAATGTTGCGGATCGTGTAGCTGTTATGTACGGCGGTAAGATCGTTGAAATTGGAACGGTTGATGAAATTTTCTATAATCCGCAACATCCATATACGTGGGGACTTATTAGTTCGATGCCGACTTTGGATACGGAAGAAGAAGAGCTTTTTGTTATTCCAGGTACGCCTCCTGATTTACTGGATCCTCCAAAAGGAGATGCCTTTGCTGCGCGTAATCAATATGCGATGCAAATCGATCTAGAACAGGAGCCACCAATGTACAAAATCTCTGACACGCATTATGCAGCAACGTGGTTATTGCATCCAGATGCACCAGAGGTAACTCCTCCTGATGCCGTATTACGTCGTCAAGAACAATTTGCAGCGACACATCCTGGTATGCAAGCTGTTCATGCGAAGGGGGTTGAAGTAGATGGCTGA
- the opp3C gene encoding oligopeptide ABC transporter permease, whose amino-acid sequence MTEPKISKELFQPAHIDASEHEKILRPSLTFMQDSWIRIRKNKAALVSIIVLVLIIIMSFVGPLISGYTFEEQTTTEASLPPKVQGFDNMPFWNGKQNINGEEVDVYKQKNVPADTYYWFGTDTLGRDQFTRVWKGTQISLFIGLVAAFFDLIVGVTYGMISGFSGGRVDNFMQRILEVASAIPNLVVVILMLLVLDPGIMSIIIAIAMTSWITMARVVRGQVLKLKDQEFVLASKTLGGSTPSILFKHLLPNLSGVIIINVMFSIPSAIFFEAFLGFIGLGIPAPQASLGTLISEGYKTLQVLPYMVLYPTLVLCIIMIAFNLIADGLRDAFDPKMRD is encoded by the coding sequence ATGACGGAGCCAAAAATTTCAAAAGAATTATTTCAACCCGCACATATCGATGCCTCAGAACATGAGAAAATTCTTCGTCCAAGTCTTACTTTTATGCAAGATTCTTGGATTAGAATTAGAAAAAATAAAGCGGCACTTGTCAGCATTATTGTTTTAGTTTTGATTATCATTATGTCTTTTGTAGGGCCGTTAATTTCGGGTTATACATTTGAAGAACAAACAACAACGGAAGCATCTTTACCGCCGAAAGTACAAGGTTTTGATAATATGCCTTTTTGGAATGGTAAACAAAATATCAATGGTGAAGAAGTAGATGTTTATAAACAAAAGAATGTACCAGCAGACACGTATTACTGGTTTGGGACGGATACGCTCGGTCGTGACCAATTCACTCGTGTTTGGAAAGGAACGCAAATATCCTTATTCATTGGTTTAGTTGCTGCCTTCTTTGACTTAATTGTAGGTGTAACTTACGGTATGATCTCTGGTTTCTCTGGTGGTCGTGTCGATAATTTCATGCAACGTATCTTGGAAGTTGCTTCGGCGATTCCAAACTTAGTTGTCGTTATTTTAATGCTACTCGTTCTCGATCCTGGTATCATGTCGATTATTATCGCGATTGCGATGACCAGTTGGATAACGATGGCCCGGGTTGTTCGTGGGCAAGTTTTGAAATTAAAAGATCAAGAGTTTGTTTTAGCATCTAAAACGCTCGGTGGTTCTACGCCAAGTATTTTATTTAAGCATTTACTGCCTAACTTATCAGGCGTTATCATTATTAACGTTATGTTCAGTATTCCGAGTGCGATATTCTTCGAGGCTTTCTTAGGATTTATCGGACTAGGTATTCCAGCGCCACAAGCATCTCTTGGAACGCTTATTAGTGAAGGGTACAAGACCTTGCAAGTTTTACCGTACATGGTTCTTTATCCAACGCTCGTACTATGTATTATCATGATTGCATTTAACTTAATTGCTGACGGCTTACGTGATGCGTTTGATCCGAAAATGCGTGATTAA